The bacterium DNA segment CAGGTTAAACAAACTCCAAACAGAAAAGCCATACACAACCAATGAAAGAGCAAAGTTTACTATTTTTTTAGGACCTCTAAATAGTATGTACGTTCCAATAAATATATTTACAAGAGTAGCAATCATCAGACTCAAAATTTTTAAATTCACTTTTAACCTCTTAAATTTTAGATACTATTAAACTAGCATTAGTTCCACCAAAACCATGGGAATTAATGAGCACAGCATCAACTATATTTTTCCTTGCTTTATTAGGAACATAGTCCAAATCACATTCATTGTCGGGAAATTCATAATTGATAGTCGGAGGAATCACTTTGTCTTTTATAACCATTAGAGAAGCAATAATTTGCATAGGACCTGCGGAAGACAAAGGATTTCCCGTCATTGACTTAATTGAACTTATAGGCACTTTATACGCATAATCGCCGAAAACTTCCTTAATCGCAATTGTCTCTGCCCTATCCCTTACAATATCGGAAGGAGCATGAGCGCAAATATAATCTATATCTTTTGGTTCAAGACAAGCTTGCTCTAAAACTTGTTTCATCTCCCTTGCAAATCCTTTACCATTCACATCGTTGTCGAACAAATTAGAAGCTTCTGTATTTGTATTATAGCCAATTATCTCTCCATATATGAAAGTATTCCTGCTAAGAGCATGTTCCAGCTCTTCTAAAATTACAATCCCTGCGCCTTCGCTTAAAACGCCTCCGCTCCGCTTTGCGTCAAACGGACGGCTCGTTTTAGTAGGGTTTCCGTTTTGCGTAGAAAGAATTCCTGTTGCGCATAAACTGCCTAATGTCAAAGGCGTTACGGACGCATCCGTTCCTCCCGCAATTGCAATATCTATTTTACCAGTTTTAATATCTTTAAATGCAGTTCCAACTGCATCCAACCCGCAAGTGCAACCCGAAGAAATACTATTAACTTCTCCTTTCCAATCTAATTTAATGGAAATTTCATTGGCAGCAGAATCATGACAATATGCGGTAGAGGTAAAAGGACTTACTCTGTGAACACCTCCTTCTTGAAGTTTAATGTGTTCTTTTTCGGAAAATCCTATGCCTCCCACAACAGAACCCATGTAAATCGATTTTTTTTTATTTTTAAAATCTTCTTTTTCTATACCAGCAT contains these protein-coding regions:
- a CDS encoding beta-ketoacyl-ACP synthase II produces the protein MGKRRIVVTGVGVVAPNGIGKNAFWDALINGKSGIDKITLFDASSFPVKIAGEIKNFDAYEYMDFKTVRRTGRFAHFAVASAKMAIEDAGIEKEDFKNKKKSIYMGSVVGGIGFSEKEHIKLQEGGVHRVSPFTSTAYCHDSAANEISIKLDWKGEVNSISSGCTCGLDAVGTAFKDIKTGKIDIAIAGGTDASVTPLTLGSLCATGILSTQNGNPTKTSRPFDAKRSGGVLSEGAGIVILEELEHALSRNTFIYGEIIGYNTNTEASNLFDNDVNGKGFAREMKQVLEQACLEPKDIDYICAHAPSDIVRDRAETIAIKEVFGDYAYKVPISSIKSMTGNPLSSAGPMQIIASLMVIKDKVIPPTINYEFPDNECDLDYVPNKARKNIVDAVLINSHGFGGTNASLIVSKI